A window from Chitinophagales bacterium encodes these proteins:
- a CDS encoding sensor histidine kinase, whose product MNNIAVRGKNTLGIILVALLLKTTSLYAQKYNVDMLRKKTIRFNFDTAIIYADSFLQQAEQLNGKEDIEYYSALFEKAIVYEKFDKFNKAILLLIELSKRSKELPPSLQAMIPIETSLIYEKLGLYDSCMMELDRARNIIAKYNLDSIKTFYHLRRGSAIRVFDRAYIARPRVEGEARYHIDSAIYYGNKYKNPYWLSHIYFVDGVLLAREEDALPDRIKNSLYRSIHYALIVDDKSIYMSASSSLIKLHSRLGRTDSALYIAEKCLDIVRQHNATNKHGSYITSSISELYENIGMLDSALAYQKLATLYGIEAALVQSSFEITELKAEHENVSRKLLLESQQIELKAKKRQVQLWIALSVILVIFTISLYDNNRRTRRLLKKNQKQKEEIEAINADLNDSLQKQNILQKELHHRVKNNLQIIIGLLELQEEKSEVVKSIGQQIHSIAAGHELLYQDDIKGELSLNEYLNELLSHFPEESQLGATIKIDCKEDIETGLETLIPIGLIINELITNSIKYAIQPGKHLNIDIDAKLNAAKDKIMINYRDNGPGFSNAEEGFGSFVINTMVMQLEGEMNVNSDGGVHYAIELSL is encoded by the coding sequence TTGAATAATATAGCCGTGAGGGGAAAAAACACGCTAGGTATCATATTAGTAGCATTGCTGCTCAAAACTACAAGCTTATACGCCCAGAAGTACAATGTAGATATGCTGCGTAAAAAAACCATCAGGTTTAATTTTGACACTGCCATCATTTATGCAGATTCATTTCTGCAACAAGCAGAACAACTTAATGGTAAAGAAGACATTGAATATTACAGTGCCTTATTTGAAAAAGCGATAGTCTACGAAAAGTTTGACAAGTTCAATAAAGCAATTTTATTGCTGATAGAGTTATCTAAAAGAAGTAAAGAGCTTCCTCCTTCACTACAGGCGATGATTCCTATAGAAACCTCATTGATATATGAAAAACTGGGCCTCTACGATAGCTGCATGATGGAGCTTGACCGTGCCAGGAATATCATAGCAAAATACAACCTCGATTCTATCAAAACATTCTACCACCTTAGAAGAGGCTCGGCTATCAGAGTTTTTGACAGGGCATACATAGCAAGGCCGAGGGTAGAAGGTGAAGCCAGGTATCATATAGATAGTGCGATATACTATGGCAACAAATATAAAAATCCATACTGGCTGAGCCATATCTACTTTGTTGATGGTGTATTGTTGGCTAGAGAAGAAGATGCACTGCCTGACAGAATAAAAAACTCATTGTACAGATCAATACACTATGCATTGATAGTTGATGATAAAAGCATCTATATGTCTGCAAGTTCGTCTCTTATAAAACTTCATTCAAGACTGGGCCGGACGGACAGTGCGCTATACATAGCCGAAAAATGTTTAGATATTGTAAGGCAACATAACGCAACTAATAAGCATGGCAGCTATATCACATCTTCTATAAGCGAATTATACGAAAATATAGGAATGCTGGACTCTGCATTAGCGTATCAAAAGCTAGCAACCCTGTATGGTATTGAGGCCGCGCTTGTACAATCTTCATTTGAAATAACTGAACTAAAAGCAGAGCACGAGAACGTCAGTCGCAAACTACTACTGGAAAGCCAACAAATAGAGCTGAAAGCAAAAAAAAGACAAGTTCAGCTTTGGATCGCTCTATCAGTCATCCTTGTAATTTTCACCATATCGCTATATGACAATAACAGGCGTACAAGACGATTGCTTAAAAAGAACCAGAAGCAAAAAGAAGAAATAGAGGCTATTAATGCAGACCTGAACGATTCATTACAAAAGCAAAATATATTGCAAAAAGAACTGCACCACAGGGTAAAGAATAACCTGCAGATAATTATCGGTTTGCTGGAATTACAGGAAGAGAAAAGCGAAGTAGTAAAGTCAATAGGGCAACAGATACATAGCATTGCCGCCGGGCACGAATTGCTCTACCAGGATGATATAAAAGGCGAATTATCCCTCAATGAGTACCTGAATGAACTACTGAGCCATTTTCCTGAAGAGAGCCAATTGGGGGCTACCATCAAAATTGACTGTAAAGAAGATATTGAAACAGGACTGGAAACACTGATACCAATCGGGCTTATTATAAATGAGCTGATAACCAACTCAATAAAATATGCCATACAGCCGGGCAAACATCTCAACATTGATATAGATGCAAAACTAAACGCAGCAAAAGACAAAATAATGATCAACTATAGGGACAATGGCCCTGGGTTCAGCAATGCAGAAGAAGGCTTTGGCTCTTTTGTTATCAATACTATGGTGATGCAATTGGAAGGCGAAATGAACGTCAACTCTGATGGTGGTGTTCATTATGCTATTGAGCTAAGTTTGTAA
- the ccoG gene encoding cytochrome c oxidase accessory protein CcoG — MNDSVKGSSFRDKVATVDKSGKRLWVFPHMPKGKFTNARTWLSVVYLVVFFSLPFFKYNGHPLFLINVLQRKFILFGQIFWPQDFFIFGLGMIIFIVFIALFTVVFGRVFCGWICPQTIFMEMVFRKVEYWIEGDGPAQKVLARKPWNSDKIFKKVMKWTVFWAISFIIANTFLAYIIGIDELRTIISEPVSQNMGGFIALLIFTTVFFLVYSWFREQVCTVVCPYGRMQGVLLDRNSIIVTYDHVRGEQRGKFKKNEERTIGDCIDCHQCVNVCPTGIDIRNGTQLECINCTACIDACDRMMEAVNLPTGLIRYASEANIADKKPTTFTWRMKAYTIVMVVLLGVEAFLLMSRTDVGISILRAQGQLYQEQPNNQFSNLYNYKFLNKTYSEKTIELKPENFEGRIELVGETKLVVPKESDVAGTMFIYIDKKNITDRKTKLKIGVYENGEKIHVVSTSFLGPFTGN; from the coding sequence ATGAACGACAGTGTAAAGGGCTCATCCTTCAGGGATAAAGTAGCGACGGTAGATAAGTCAGGTAAGAGGCTTTGGGTTTTTCCTCATATGCCAAAGGGTAAGTTTACGAACGCCCGTACCTGGTTGAGTGTGGTGTACCTGGTTGTGTTCTTTTCGCTGCCGTTCTTTAAGTACAATGGGCATCCGCTATTCCTGATAAACGTACTGCAACGGAAGTTTATCTTATTCGGACAGATATTCTGGCCTCAGGATTTCTTCATATTCGGCTTGGGTATGATCATATTTATCGTATTCATTGCTTTGTTCACCGTTGTTTTCGGCCGTGTGTTTTGTGGCTGGATATGTCCCCAGACCATTTTTATGGAGATGGTTTTTCGTAAGGTAGAGTATTGGATAGAAGGAGATGGTCCGGCGCAAAAAGTACTGGCACGCAAACCATGGAACAGCGATAAGATATTTAAGAAGGTAATGAAGTGGACCGTATTCTGGGCTATAAGTTTCATTATCGCTAATACGTTCCTGGCTTATATTATTGGCATTGATGAGTTGCGTACTATCATATCAGAGCCTGTAAGCCAGAATATGGGTGGGTTTATCGCATTGCTCATTTTTACAACTGTATTCTTCCTTGTGTACTCATGGTTCAGAGAGCAGGTATGTACAGTTGTTTGTCCGTATGGCCGTATGCAGGGTGTGTTGCTCGACCGTAACTCTATAATTGTTACATATGATCATGTGCGTGGTGAGCAAAGAGGTAAGTTCAAAAAGAATGAAGAGCGTACCATCGGTGATTGTATAGATTGTCACCAGTGTGTGAATGTATGCCCCACGGGTATAGATATTCGTAATGGTACCCAACTGGAGTGTATCAACTGTACGGCATGTATTGACGCCTGTGACAGGATGATGGAAGCCGTGAATCTGCCAACCGGTTTGATACGTTATGCATCTGAAGCTAACATTGCCGATAAGAAGCCTACTACTTTTACATGGAGGATGAAAGCATATACCATAGTTATGGTGGTACTGCTGGGTGTAGAGGCATTCCTGTTGATGAGCAGAACCGATGTAGGTATATCTATACTGCGTGCACAGGGGCAGTTGTACCAGGAGCAACCCAACAACCAATTCAGCAACCTGTACAACTATAAGTTCCTGAACAAGACCTACTCTGAGAAAACGATAGAGTTAAAGCCCGAAAATTTTGAAGGCAGGATAGAGTTGGTTGGTGAAACAAAACTGGTAGTGCCAAAAGAAAGTGATGTAGCGGGTACCATGTTCATCTACATTGATAAAAAGAATATTACCGATAGAAAAACAAAACTCAAAATTGGTGTTTATGAGAATGGTGAAAAGATACACGTGGTCAGTACATCATTCCTGGGGCCATTTACCGGAAACTAA
- a CDS encoding T9SS type A sorting domain-containing protein, with protein MKKNLLLLLVAVLTSIAAQAAKWNTIGSAGFSVGATTYNSSALDGTGNPVVAFSDGSNSYKATVMRYNGSSWVTVGTAGFSAGFASYVSLALDGTGNPVVAYRDGSNSQKATVMRYNGSSWVTVGTAGFSAGPAGYVSLALDGTGNPVVAYSDGSNNNKATVMRYNGSSWVTVGTAVFSVGSAWHVSLALDGTGNPFVAYQDWGNSQKATVMKYDGTSWVTVGTAGFSAGLVDYVSLALDVTGNPVVAYSDVSNSDKVTVMRYNGSSWVTVGTAGFSAGAAFYTSLALDGTGNPVVAFQDGSNSNKAAVMRYNGSSWVTVGTAGISAGATFYTSLALDGTGNPVVAYRDVSNSDKATVMRYRGEKFVSAQSGNYTASSTWLGGMVPPTNVIDDTVVINTGHTVTYSSGALIMESNTVVDISGTLVLDQADAVINDNSIFQYTNTTASDKGLTFNNANGYRVFAYNRTKPLDLILNKNIIPTTWPSSLEYHANGKGNGLLLYGSVAFDTFRVSNTAVGMGKDITQNSYTQWYSTGLIETDPLYGVSLYEDSRLSIIHKNGEKTKVTMIDPATKKEKVLELSSNTGSNYEIYQEDGIKDGNNVDISLTRPAVTGTIHISTGNGTGDANIEVCYDPAMEVNSFDDTKGYISHYDGNTKTWDSQPPQAVTTSGGKKCLTRNNVTTFSPFAIFDVNTRPNNLSVSELTERISTSISLYPNPTTGILNVMYTGKTKTVEVLIYNVAGSYIGSYTMMNGVASINVSAFNAGNYYLVLKDEGQLRTQQFIKQ; from the coding sequence ATGAAAAAGAATCTACTCCTTTTATTGGTAGCAGTACTCACCAGCATAGCAGCACAAGCCGCCAAGTGGAACACAATAGGCAGTGCCGGCTTTTCGGTTGGTGCTACAACTTATAACTCATCGGCACTGGATGGTACCGGCAACCCCGTGGTGGCTTTTAGCGATGGTAGCAATAGCTATAAAGCCACAGTAATGCGGTACAACGGTAGCAGTTGGGTAACAGTAGGTACAGCCGGCTTTTCGGCGGGTTTTGCCAGTTATGTTTCATTGGCACTGGATGGTACCGGCAACCCCGTGGTGGCGTATCGGGATGGTAGCAATAGCCAAAAAGCTACCGTAATGCGGTACAACGGTAGCAGTTGGGTAACCGTAGGTACAGCCGGATTTTCGGCGGGTCCTGCTGGTTATGTCTCATTGGCACTGGATGGTACCGGCAACCCCGTGGTGGCTTATAGCGATGGTAGCAATAACAATAAAGCTACCGTAATGCGGTACAACGGTAGCAGCTGGGTAACTGTAGGTACAGCGGTCTTTTCGGTGGGTTCCGCTTGGCATGTCTCATTGGCACTGGATGGTACAGGCAACCCCTTTGTGGCGTATCAAGATTGGGGTAACAGCCAGAAAGCTACAGTGATGAAATACGACGGTACCAGCTGGGTAACGGTAGGTACAGCCGGCTTTTCGGCTGGTCTTGTTGATTATGTCTCATTGGCACTGGATGTTACCGGCAACCCCGTGGTGGCTTATAGCGATGTTAGCAATAGCGATAAAGTCACCGTAATGCGCTACAACGGTAGCAGTTGGGTAACCGTAGGTACAGCCGGATTTTCGGCTGGTGCTGCTTTTTATACCTCATTGGCACTGGATGGTACCGGTAACCCCGTGGTGGCTTTTCAGGATGGCAGCAATAGCAACAAAGCCGCCGTAATGCGGTACAACGGTAGCAGTTGGGTAACCGTAGGTACAGCGGGCATTTCGGCGGGTGCTACTTTTTATACCTCATTGGCACTGGATGGTACCGGCAATCCTGTGGTGGCGTATCGGGATGTCAGCAATAGCGATAAAGCCACCGTAATGCGCTATAGAGGAGAAAAATTTGTGAGCGCGCAAAGCGGTAACTATACAGCAAGCAGTACATGGCTAGGTGGTATGGTGCCTCCCACCAATGTAATAGATGATACAGTAGTTATTAATACAGGGCATACTGTTACATACAGTTCAGGCGCCCTTATCATGGAATCTAATACGGTAGTAGATATTAGTGGTACGCTGGTGCTTGACCAGGCAGATGCTGTAATAAACGACAATAGTATATTTCAGTATACAAACACTACCGCAAGCGACAAAGGGTTAACGTTTAACAATGCCAACGGTTATCGCGTTTTTGCATATAACAGGACAAAACCTTTAGATCTGATATTGAATAAGAATATAATACCAACTACCTGGCCCAGTTCATTAGAATATCATGCCAACGGGAAAGGCAATGGTCTTTTACTTTACGGTAGTGTAGCTTTTGATACGTTTAGGGTGAGTAATACCGCGGTCGGCATGGGAAAAGATATTACTCAAAACAGTTATACCCAATGGTACAGTACAGGTTTGATAGAAACAGACCCGCTGTATGGGGTATCTCTCTACGAAGATTCACGTTTGTCTATTATCCATAAAAATGGAGAAAAGACCAAGGTGACAATGATCGACCCTGCTACAAAGAAAGAGAAAGTATTGGAGCTGAGCAGTAATACGGGCAGTAACTATGAGATTTACCAGGAAGATGGTATAAAAGATGGCAATAATGTGGACATATCACTCACCCGCCCTGCTGTAACGGGTACGATACATATTAGTACAGGTAATGGTACCGGCGATGCCAATATAGAGGTGTGTTATGACCCTGCTATGGAAGTAAATAGCTTTGATGATACCAAGGGCTATATTAGCCATTATGATGGTAACACAAAAACATGGGATTCCCAACCTCCACAAGCGGTAACTACATCCGGTGGTAAGAAATGCCTCACTCGCAACAACGTGACTACTTTTAGTCCGTTTGCCATATTTGATGTCAACACAAGACCTAACAATCTTTCCGTTAGTGAGCTGACAGAGCGTATCTCAACATCAATAAGCCTGTACCCTAACCCGACTACAGGTATCCTGAATGTGATGTATACAGGTAAAACCAAAACGGTTGAGGTGTTGATCTACAATGTAGCAGGTAGTTACATAGGCAGCTACACAATGATGAATGGCGTGGCATCTATTAATGTATCTGCTTTCAATGCAGGTAATTACTACCTGGTGTTGAAGGACGAAGGACAATTGAGAACACAACAATTCATCAAGCAGTAA
- a CDS encoding YrdB family protein, giving the protein MSILKWINVVLRGLMEAGIIIAIAYWGYQLSSGTLIRTILCIALPILVFGFWGWFDFRQFGKYAETLRLLQEMAISLGAAYVLYFYGKILPGIILASISVVHHIIIYLLGDKLLK; this is encoded by the coding sequence ATGTCAATACTCAAATGGATAAATGTGGTATTGCGAGGTTTGATGGAAGCAGGCATAATTATCGCAATAGCATACTGGGGCTATCAACTTAGCTCAGGTACACTAATCCGTACTATTTTGTGTATTGCATTACCAATACTTGTATTTGGCTTCTGGGGATGGTTCGATTTTCGTCAATTCGGTAAATATGCTGAAACACTAAGGCTGTTGCAAGAAATGGCCATTAGTCTCGGCGCTGCGTATGTATTGTATTTTTACGGCAAAATACTCCCGGGAATAATATTGGCTAGCATCTCAGTAGTACACCACATAATAATCTATTTGCTAGGCGACAAGTTATTAAAGTAA
- a CDS encoding RICIN domain-containing protein, which yields MKVKSLILLASILLSTSAMMAQELNGREFVLKNNKYKFPDENKGRVLDADSKNLGKNGTTLYVIQNNNIHGDAVKHQKWQFVFANKGADVYYIKKTDSRAGNVVYLDASYIDLGKSPAVVQLWSDNRNAKGQGEPNQLWKVTKNADSSSYRIASAHPRAKGVCLDGSNTGVMLILPNNEDAQAWTLLEK from the coding sequence ATGAAAGTTAAAAGTTTGATTTTGCTTGCAAGTATCTTATTGAGTACTAGTGCTATGATGGCCCAGGAGCTTAACGGGAGAGAATTTGTTCTTAAAAACAACAAGTATAAATTTCCGGATGAAAACAAGGGCAGAGTACTTGACGCAGATTCTAAAAATTTAGGTAAAAACGGAACTACCCTATATGTAATCCAGAATAATAATATACATGGAGATGCAGTAAAACACCAAAAATGGCAGTTTGTGTTTGCAAATAAAGGTGCAGATGTTTACTACATCAAAAAAACAGACTCGAGGGCCGGTAATGTTGTATACTTAGACGCAAGCTATATAGACCTGGGCAAAAGTCCGGCAGTTGTCCAGCTATGGTCAGATAATAGAAATGCAAAAGGACAAGGAGAGCCTAACCAACTTTGGAAAGTTACTAAAAACGCCGACAGTAGTTCTTATCGCATCGCTTCTGCTCACCCAAGAGCTAAAGGTGTTTGCCTTGATGGATCTAATACAGGTGTAATGCTGATTTTACCTAATAATGAAGATGCTCAGGCCTGGACATTATTAGAAAAATAA
- a CDS encoding response regulator transcription factor, translated as MNKARILIVEDELIIAMTFAKYLNSKGYATEIAINYDKAVEQLQTCNFDIVLLDIKLRGVKSGIDVAVYINEHHQLPFVFVTSHMDSETIQGAKHTRPRGYITKPINKDTLFTTLEMIDLNISSNNEYLVHKEGKDVYRIKQDDILYIQTNHVYVLIQVADKERPYQLRNSLQNMLSLLNEKQFIQVHRSYAININKITAYNSNELSINDVIIPISKSKKDEVVGILSQKLNIE; from the coding sequence TTGAACAAAGCAAGAATACTTATTGTAGAAGATGAACTGATCATTGCCATGACCTTTGCAAAATACCTGAACAGTAAAGGCTATGCTACAGAAATAGCTATCAATTATGATAAGGCTGTCGAGCAATTGCAGACATGTAACTTTGATATTGTTCTACTGGATATAAAACTAAGAGGGGTCAAGTCAGGCATTGATGTGGCAGTTTATATCAATGAGCATCATCAACTACCATTTGTATTCGTCACCTCTCATATGGATAGCGAGACCATACAGGGGGCCAAGCACACAAGGCCACGCGGTTATATCACCAAGCCAATAAATAAAGACACCTTATTCACTACATTGGAAATGATTGACCTGAACATATCCTCTAACAACGAGTACCTGGTACATAAAGAGGGGAAAGATGTTTACAGGATAAAGCAGGATGATATCCTGTACATTCAGACCAATCACGTGTATGTGTTGATTCAGGTAGCAGACAAAGAACGGCCATATCAGTTAAGGAATTCTTTACAAAACATGCTGAGCTTGCTCAACGAAAAACAATTCATACAGGTACACCGTTCTTACGCCATCAACATTAATAAAATAACAGCATATAACAGTAATGAACTTTCCATCAATGACGTTATCATACCTATCAGCAAATCTAAAAAAGATGAGGTAGTTGGCATACTATCTCAAAAACTGAACATTGAATAA
- a CDS encoding FixH family protein: MSTMKLGWGGRIAVLYGGFVVLIAILVTGSMRQEIDLVADDYYQQELAYQDVLDAGKNQALLSAPVSIHADETSVTFEFPGEFNNKTINGTIQFYSAKNSAWDKNVPIENAQAVVNVERSVLQNTQYKIKLNWDADGKKYYQESDINLF, from the coding sequence ATGAGTACAATGAAATTAGGATGGGGAGGCAGGATAGCTGTATTGTATGGTGGCTTTGTGGTGTTGATAGCCATACTTGTTACAGGAAGTATGCGACAGGAGATAGATCTTGTAGCTGATGATTATTACCAGCAGGAGTTAGCCTACCAGGATGTGCTGGATGCAGGTAAGAACCAGGCTTTACTTAGTGCGCCGGTAAGCATACATGCTGACGAAACATCTGTAACATTTGAATTCCCTGGTGAGTTTAATAATAAAACTATCAACGGCACCATACAATTTTATTCAGCTAAAAACTCTGCATGGGATAAGAACGTGCCTATAGAAAATGCACAAGCCGTTGTAAATGTTGAAAGGTCAGTATTACAGAATACACAGTATAAGATAAAACTGAACTGGGATGCAGATGGTAAAAAATACTACCAGGAGTCAGATATCAACCTGTTTTAA
- a CDS encoding sulfite exporter TauE/SafE family protein: MNTLGITMTFLMGLTGSLHCAGMCGPIIWVMPFQQLSGFKKWLGITLYHIGRITVYAALGVLLFSFKSIFNPQVQQYVSIVLGGTLLIAGIISFFPGKLTIRLPWTGFVQRGLAGFMRHPGMTSLFFTGMLNGLLPCGLVYMALSASVVAPTALNAAVLMYAFGFGTAPMLIALTIVKDRARLMHAGHFRKFVPVVMLFFGSLFVLRGMNLGIPYLSPKVQMQQNEVKAQCCHKN; the protein is encoded by the coding sequence ATGAATACGTTAGGCATTACAATGACATTTCTTATGGGGCTTACGGGCAGCCTGCATTGTGCAGGTATGTGCGGGCCTATCATATGGGTCATGCCTTTTCAGCAACTGAGCGGGTTTAAGAAATGGCTGGGCATTACATTGTATCACATTGGGCGTATTACAGTATATGCCGCTTTGGGTGTTCTGTTATTCTCGTTCAAATCGATCTTTAACCCGCAGGTGCAGCAATATGTATCTATTGTGCTGGGTGGAACACTACTGATAGCAGGTATCATCTCATTCTTCCCCGGTAAGCTTACTATCAGGTTGCCGTGGACGGGGTTTGTGCAAAGAGGCCTGGCGGGTTTTATGCGCCACCCGGGTATGACGAGCTTGTTCTTTACAGGTATGCTCAATGGTTTGTTGCCCTGCGGACTGGTGTATATGGCGTTGTCAGCGTCGGTAGTGGCACCTACTGCACTTAATGCGGCTGTGCTTATGTATGCCTTTGGGTTTGGTACGGCGCCGATGCTTATAGCGCTAACCATTGTAAAAGACAGGGCACGTTTAATGCACGCCGGTCATTTCAGGAAGTTTGTGCCGGTAGTGATGTTGTTTTTTGGCAGCCTGTTTGTGCTACGCGGCATGAACCTGGGTATACCTTACCTGAGCCCGAAGGTGCAGATGCAACAAAATGAAGTAAAAGCGCAGTGTTGTCATAAAAATTAG
- a CDS encoding T9SS type A sorting domain-containing protein — MNLVFDVNGTPYLAYSDGGNSYKATVQKYDGTNWIAVGNAGFTVDEVGYTSLAIDGNGTPYVAFEDWDNFKFATVMKYNGTGWVIVGSAGFSAGTAQHVNMAIDANGTPYVAYEDGSNSDKATVMKYNGANWVAVGSAGFSASSIDDISLAIDGNGTPYVAFVDFANSNKATVMKYNGTNWTAVGSAGFSSGAAHNIRLAIDGSGAAYVVFSDGNNNNKATAMKYTGTSWVTVGSAGFSAGGIDNTSIAIDAGGTPYVAYQDGGNSSKATLMKYDGTTWVTVGTAGFSAGIAAYTSLALDKNDIPYVAYADGANNNKATVMKYDCLNTTPAQLCGVLTDATTGNNVIAWNTAGIQHADSYRVYRENGGNYQPVGTVSASAAAMYTDATATPNTQSYKYKVTVMDSCGTETSLDSCTVHETVRLSFDQRKGNEAYLSWNAYTGIASPSYMVMRSVDGGVYTSLATVATTSYTDMNVPATGNVTYRIDMTAPACLSGLGYSSITSNVANAWAATINGIENTNNISIVPNPAQDNVTISFKKATQVNIISLTGQVVHTENLMPDDSSTIVSVGEFPAGVYMVQILANGQKHTARLVVQ; from the coding sequence TTGAACTTAGTATTTGACGTGAATGGTACACCCTATTTGGCTTATTCAGATGGGGGCAACAGTTATAAAGCTACCGTGCAGAAATATGATGGAACTAATTGGATAGCAGTAGGCAATGCCGGGTTTACCGTTGACGAAGTTGGTTATACAAGTCTTGCCATTGATGGTAACGGCACACCATATGTGGCATTCGAGGATTGGGATAATTTTAAATTTGCTACGGTGATGAAATACAATGGTACGGGCTGGGTAATAGTAGGTAGTGCAGGATTTTCTGCAGGAACTGCACAACACGTAAACATGGCCATAGACGCCAATGGTACTCCATACGTTGCATATGAGGATGGTAGTAATAGTGATAAGGCTACAGTAATGAAATATAATGGTGCCAATTGGGTAGCAGTAGGTAGTGCAGGCTTTTCTGCAAGTAGCATTGATGATATAAGCCTGGCCATTGATGGTAATGGCACCCCCTATGTAGCATTTGTAGATTTTGCTAATAGTAATAAAGCTACAGTGATGAAGTACAATGGCACCAACTGGACAGCAGTGGGCAGTGCCGGTTTTTCTTCGGGTGCTGCACATAATATAAGGCTGGCAATAGATGGCAGCGGCGCAGCCTATGTTGTGTTTTCTGATGGGAATAATAATAATAAAGCTACTGCAATGAAATATACTGGTACAAGCTGGGTAACGGTAGGTTCTGCCGGTTTTTCTGCCGGAGGTATAGATAATACGAGCATTGCTATAGATGCCGGCGGTACACCCTACGTGGCGTATCAGGATGGCGGCAATAGCAGTAAAGCTACATTAATGAAATATGACGGCACTACCTGGGTAACTGTAGGTACTGCAGGATTTTCTGCAGGCATAGCTGCTTATACCAGCTTGGCTTTAGACAAAAACGACATACCCTATGTAGCATATGCTGACGGAGCCAATAATAATAAAGCCACTGTGATGAAATATGACTGCCTGAACACCACTCCTGCACAACTTTGCGGTGTATTAACCGATGCTACCACAGGTAATAATGTAATAGCATGGAACACTGCAGGTATACAACATGCTGACTCATATCGTGTATATCGCGAAAATGGGGGTAACTATCAGCCTGTAGGCACAGTATCTGCATCGGCAGCAGCTATGTATACGGATGCTACTGCTACGCCTAATACACAGAGTTATAAATACAAAGTAACAGTAATGGATAGCTGTGGTACAGAAACATCTTTAGACTCCTGTACTGTTCATGAAACGGTAAGGTTGTCTTTCGATCAGCGTAAGGGTAATGAGGCATACCTGTCGTGGAATGCATACACGGGTATAGCATCGCCATCGTATATGGTGATGCGCAGCGTAGATGGTGGTGTTTATACCAGCCTGGCAACTGTAGCTACTACAAGCTATACTGATATGAATGTACCTGCTACCGGTAATGTAACTTACCGCATAGATATGACAGCACCTGCATGCCTGTCAGGCTTGGGATATAGCAGCATTACGTCTAACGTAGCTAATGCATGGGCGGCTACTATTAATGGCATAGAAAACACCAACAACATAAGCATAGTGCCCAACCCTGCGCAGGACAATGTCACTATCAGCTTCAAAAAAGCTACACAAGTAAACATCATCAGCCTTACAGGCCAGGTAGTACATACAGAGAATCTAATGCCAGACGACAGCAGTACAATCGTATCTGTTGGTGAATTTCCGGCAGGAGTGTACATGGTACAGATACTGGCAAACGGGCAAAAACACACGGCCAGACTGGTGGTACAATAA